The genomic DNA cccatcctcagatttctccaagccaagcacgcttaaacTTTGAAGTTCTTaaatttgggcttccgaaaagaaaggtgcaccttggtgatatggatagtaccatctaaccttttaagtcatacttaaccagaatctcagacccggggtattacaatcacccccattTAAAGACACAACATCCtcattgtgtaaccacgaatcacaccatagacaaatcccagaatctccctcgctaggtggtgccctgggtgcttctgccacaggcgcactcacagtcgcaaggtcgctctgataccatctataAGACCCCGGCTCGGGCAGGCCCCACCTGGACCGAACCAGGAATGCCATCGAATTGCcaatcgggttgacgactagctccacagaccaccagagATCCTTTCAGCGTACTTTGTCCTCActtgcacgcaccctggaaaacttcccaggaggtcacccatcctcagatttctctgagccaaacacgcttaactttggagttcttaagtttgtgcttccgaaaaggaaggtgcatcttggtgatatggatagtaccatctgttggagcaatctagtgaccctaggttttgatgtttgggcaaaggtttaagttaggtttattgttgtatttgatatgcagtgtgagtgtgcaggatacaggtacaacaaggaagtccaagtgtgatcttggcaaaggaggaaagtccaaggatgagtcttggcgatgtaagtccaagcatgtagtcttggcaacgtaagtccagtGTAAGCGATGGATGAAGTCCGGGCGCGACATCTTGGCGAAGGAAGACCTGACAAGGCGATGGAAGCTCCggaggcaaggcgtgaaggatggggaggcatcagGGGACGCaggctgatagaggaggctagaaggctaggtctaggttggtcgggggAGAAGAGtcttgagagattgtactcgggtaaaatataagaattagggTTCTTGTGGTAATCTTGTGGCGTTCTTGTAGTAATCTTGTGCGATCTTATGTGATCATTGCGTGTTTTAGCGATCGTAGTGCGATCGGCTGGAAGCGATCATTGGCGTGAGCGAATGTGTGAAATCAGTCGTTGAGGTGTAGATTGAATTTCCACGGGGcgatcgattgcatgttttagcgatcggtaggtaggcggggttttcaacccgcgggctataaaaccaaagcttgggagcttggtttgagttgacaaaattagacttggttaaggtctaattagtagtctacaagtgctcaagagttttccttgtgtccaagaggtcttggtgagtttgtggtgaggtttctccacccacaaggagtttgagctagccggaggtcttccggggagtaatccaccgacggatagggatcgtccaccttacggacacgccgtggagtaggagctttatctccgaaccacgtaaatgatcgtgtagcttggtttgcattttttcttgtcttgtattttgtttagcttgtttatttttgtattattccgctgcgcaagctaacaacgtaggaagcgaacgatttgggtgagccgctattcacccccctctagcggacgtcaaggtcctaacaccatctaaccttttaagtcatacttaaccagaatctcagaccCGGGGTATTACAGATAATGTGTCTTAAATATATGCAGTGAgtttgtccataattagtgtaaaaagatagtgacttagagctgatctttgatgtaaccctatctttattgaaaatattttagttaTTCTGCCTAAatctttactctagtcgttaaatcctcatacatatccttaattagctcaatatatgttatgctaacatctctcttttctagaattttctatataatttcttttgagactctatcataagttttttctaaattaataaatatcataTGCCGACATTCCAAGCatgaactcaaattgattttcggtcactgtggtctccttccttaatcttttttttttctattattttttttccaaaatttcatggtataactcattagtttaatactcctatagtttgcataattttgtatgtctccactgtttttatataagggaactagagtacttattctctattgatcagacatttgttttttattttcaatatcatgttaaataattttgtaaatcattCAATATCTTATTTTTCTAGGCACTTTCATACCTTTATCCGAATATCATCTAGTCTAATGACATTTTCAATGTGCATCttatttaaaacttgttttacttctgGAGTTTAaactctacgataaaaattaaaatttctatactcatttgacatacttaaattacctaagttaagttgatcatctaaattttcattaaaaagttaataaaaatatcttttccACAGTTCTTTTATTTATTCCTCGTTTACTAGTATtctattacatttatctttaatacatttcATTTGGATACGATCTCTTGTCTTACTTTCTCTCACTTTaattattctataaatgtctcttttcccttcttttatatccaatttttgatataattattcaaaagtttcattctttgcctCATTCACTACTCTCTTAGCTTCTTTTTTAGCTattgtatgtttttttttgtttttctcgtttttacaaatatttaattctttataagttatttgttttttctttcactttgtcttgtactttttcattccaccaccaagattcatTACTTAGTGGTACATGCCTCTTTGACTCACTGAGTACATTTTTAGTtgctatttttaactttgatactatcttatctcatgttgtattagaatcatcgtatatttcaTCTAATGTTTGTACTCCtactttctccttaaatatattttgtttctcatATTTTAACTTTcatcacttaattctaggagttgtatatattttctttcttttgataTTGTATTTGAGGTGTATATCTAATACTACTAACCTatattgggtagttaagctttctccaaagATGACCTTAcattctttacaaatctttctatctttctttttaattataagaaaatcaatttacgatttattattcctaCTTTTGAACATAACTAAgtgttcctttttttttcttaaaaagtgtatagttaatataaggtcatatactatcacaaaatctaatatagtttttctttCCTCATTTCTTGTTACAAACTCATAACCCCATGTACATtctcatattccttatttttcactccgacatggccATTtaaatcacctcctattaaaatcattttagttGGCAGAATGTTTTGTAATTTTTTATCTAAGCcgtcccaaaatcttgatttggttgtTGCATCTAATCTTACTTGCGGTGTATATAcgttaattatgttcatagtttctttcgccactattatcttaaaggtatgtttggttcaagttatcatgtataacctttgttatgtgattatcaaataatacataaccaagattatggggaataaaacataatcaaatgttTTTGGTTCAAgctaaataatacaataaaaacttGTTCGTTTGAAAGTTCTAATAAATAatgtagtttaatattttactatattacccttagttacaaatcaatcatatattattattattatttaaactctatgtGTTTTTTCAAGtttctctttatttttatgtgatttattttttttttattttaaaaaaaaattaaagtttttttattttttattttattttattttttaatattttttattattgtttacattttttattttttactttttttttacgttttttcctatttttttcattttcccttttttattattttattattttttatataattttatatgtttttttaaatatttttaattttttaaaaaaatttattttcttatattttttatttttcctttacattttccttttttatcacatttttctcttattcgagggtattttgggtaaaaaattttattaactccGGAATCAAGAAAACCTTAGGGGcgtgtttggttgggggttatggATGATAACCTTAGTAGGTTATCAATgataaccttgtttggtttaagtaatcAGTAATTCCTGGTAATGTAATATTCCCGTCACGTCAACAATTAGGGAATATAATCGGGAATCAGAAAACCTTGGAAACTTTAGATTTTCCACCATTCcggggttatcaatattttttccCCAAATTACCCTTTTAGCAAGATATGAGTAGGAGTAAATTACGAGGGACGCTGAACGCGGTGTCACTGCCGTCGGCCTCTTCCTTCTCCCCTTTGAGCTCCTTCCTCCACGATCTTTTCTTCAGCTTCACCCTCTCGGAGCTTCTCCATGTCCGATCCATCTCCAAGGCACCCGTATCTCCCTAGGAATTCCGTACTGCGCTGATTCAATGACAGCTTCGGCTGGTCGTTCAAGATCCCCTTCGCTAGCGTGGCCGGCGCCCTCGGCGAGGACCTCTACTTCCTCGTTGCCTCCAGAGGCGTCTTCCTTTTTGCCTCCAACAGCCACTGCGAGCTCATCGTGATCAACATCGCCAAAGCGCTCTGTGCGACAGATCCGACCCAACCCCATGGGGTCACGCGACACTACATCATGGAGATGATCGGGGCTAAAGCTAGTCGTCGATCTCTCCGATCACTTTCGCTTCCTCTTCAGAAGCTAGGCGTTGCTGCGTGAGAGGAAGAAATGTCGGCGTGAAAAAATCGGACGGAGGAAGAAGCAAAGTAAAAAAGATAAAGAATTAAaacatttaatatatatatatatatatatatatatatatatatatatataattatattttaaaatatataataattattattattaattttatttaatttattctaagacaattaatcatataattaaatAGGGGTAATATAGTAAATATCAAGTTAGATTATACCATTACCTATGTTGAACCAAATAAcaatttggttatgttttattccatataaccttagttatgtgattaccaggtaatcacataaccaaggttatgcatgataacttgaaccaaacgcaccctagggggtgtttggttttcGTTTTCCACGCtattttctgttttcattttctgagaaaatggaaaacgtgtttggtttgcgttttccacgttcatttataagaaaataagagaacgttttctaagaaaacgaaaaacgcggaaaagtcattttctaaaaaatgaaaaacgcgcgtttttcagaaaatgaaaatgaaaatggggcaaatcaaacacacccttagttttccgaggttttccgattccgggttgTATATCCCTTTTGCTAACGTATCAGACATGAAACATTACTCGAGAATCAtcaattacctaaaccaaacatggttttcgttgataaccttggatggataaccccgaaccaaatgcACCCTAAATTCTATCctattttctaactactcctacaacatcattctttaacgaactatctacaacaatatccactccatttcttactttactctttcttgtgtatcataacttaaaacttGAGTTCTCTATTAGTTTTACCTTCTCgcctacccattttgtttcttgtacttACAAAATACTAATACTTCTCCTAATAATTATATCTACTACTTtcattgatttactagtgaggGTTTCTATGTTCCATATTTCAAattttagattattagttttcctatcatatttgtttttatctaacttatggtgtgagaactcttatttatttaacactacacccaagttctcatagaAATATAGTGGTCTTTGCCGATGCGTTACAGTCGGATCCTGTaatgcgaactcttgcatatttagcactatactTGAGTTCTAAAGATGCAGCGGTCCTTACCGAAACGTTACAGTCGGATCCTATAATGTGATCTTTCCAAGGAACAATCTAGTATTAACACAATAATTTAatgaattcattcattgaatatttgtcataattttaacACTGACTGACAACATAATACAATTCTCCTTCTTTATCTAGGTTTGGGACCAGTGACTAGTTTCTCATGGatgaaattagtttaaaaataaaatatgaacattaaaaactaaataaataaaaatcattgTGAATGACGTTGACAGTataacatgattttttttatttattcataaCATTTCCTATAaatatgttatttatcatgattGATGAGCATTAAAAGCAAATTTaactataaattttttttaatggactGAAAAATTTAGATGACATGGAATcggttatttttttaaatatttttttaaaaatactcttgatgaaaataataatatgatttttctgtaagataagaaaagttttataaaattctGAAATTAAGATTTGAATTAGTAAAATTTTCTATAGAAATTAATCttcgaaatttatttaattacaaaaaaatataaaagatataaatatttaattaaaaagtgaaaattagatatttgaattatatttttattttcataaattttattaaattattctGCTATAAATATGGAGCCCAATGGAACGCCCCCCCTCGCTCTCTCCATGGACGACTTCGTCTGGATCTTCGACGACGGCTGCGTCCGCCTCCACCACCGCTTTTACTGCCTCCCTTCGCCGGACGGGGAAGACTACCTCAGCCGTCTCCCAGATGCCCTTCTCCTCCACATCCTCTCCTTCCTCCCCACCTCCGAATCCGTCCGCACCTCCCTTCTCGCCCGCCGATGGCGCCACCTGTGGGCCTCCGTCCCCGCCATCGACTTCTTCTTCATCACCGAGCCGAGCGCCAAGAAGATCGGCCGATTCGTCGCCTCCCGCAGCGGCTCTTGCTCCATTTCTCGCCTCCGTCTCTCCCGACTCGCTCTTCGAGACGGAGCTCCCCTCTGCGACTGGCTCGACTACGCCAAATCCCACGGCGCCCGAGACGTCGCCCTCCTCCGGTTCAGCGATTGGGAATACATCCCTCGCGCATTCGAAATCCTGTTCGATTGGCCATCGCTGGTGTCGCTGGAACTGCAGCTGGTGCCCTACAATCCCTGCGTATTTAGGCTTCCCGATTGCATCGTCCTGAGCAATCTAAAGACGCTTTCCCTTTCGCTCGACCCGAGTGAAATTCGCAAGGAGAGCTTGGCGAGGCTGATCTCGAGCTGCCCTAATCTGGAAGAACTGACATTGAAGGCAAGATATGCTCTCTGGTGCGATGCCATTGAGATAGCGGCCCCAAATCTTGTGAGATTGTCCCTCCGACCTGCTCCGCCCAAGCTTCGAATTATTTGCCAGAAACTGCAATGGTTAAAGCTGACGTCTCGCGATCACGTGAAGCAGTTACATGTCGAAGCGCCCTCTTTGATCTCCGTTCAGTTACGGGATCCGTGGTGTTTTGGAAGCTTTGCCCGAAGCTTTGGCAATGTAATTCCTAGtgcgttttgatttttgattcttatttatttatttgtattaatTTTCATagtaaatgataaaaaaaaaatccaaaattattAAAACATTGAATACAGAACCGGCCTTTGAAATTTCGGCAATTTATCAAGCAAAGTAGTTAGTTTTACTTATTATCCAAAAATTGTATCCGTTATGAAATTGATCcgtttttcttattttatttttcataaaactcctttttcttttgtattttattttattttttttataaagacaCGTTTAGATATTCtctattttttcataaaataatGATATCTACTTTTCTagaaaataaatatagaaattatcaaccaaataatatttttctttttctcaaaaaataaaacaatatattttttcttttctcaaaAACTGAAAATAGAAAATAACCAAATCAAATGCGGCCCCATCTCTCCTTTTTTATCTCCGTTTTCTCTATCGTTGTTGGAGCATCGACAGTGGTTGTCCGTCGTCGTCCCTTTGCCTTCGTCTAGCAGTACAAAGAGACATGGTAAGTCAGCGACAGTTTGAGATTAATGTTAAGCTTTGGACCTTCGCTACTCCTCTCTTCTAGCTGTTCAAGTAGGACGACGACATCGCGGTTCTCGTTGGATGCTTTGTCCTCTACTTGATCTCACAATTATTTGCTTACGTCCTCAACTTCCCCATCTTCAAGTTCCTGCAGGCATAGAGCTTATGGTTGGGGTCGCCGTCATCGCCCTAGTCTTCCACATCACCCTTAGTTGGTTCCTCATTGGCCACTTCGACCTTGGCCTCTTGGTGCGGCGGTGTCGCTCAACTTGGCCTGGTAGATCGTGGTGGGAGGCTAGTTGGCATACATTGCCATGAGGAACTACCCCCAACACATGGAACGACTTTAGCTGGGCATCCTTCGTCGAACTAGGCTCCTTCACGTGGTTCTCCATTGGATCCTCTATAATGCTTTGGTAATTAACATATATAATGAAAGATGAATAGATCGATTCGAAACTACAACTATACATCAAGCAAATTCTTTGTTATATATCTCTCAATTGCTTTGATGCTTTTTAAAATTTGCAGTCTTAAGTTCTGGTACTACATGATATCGATCGCATTGGTTGGCCATTTGAAGGATGCTTAAATTGCAGTTGCTACCGTATTATGATACTGTATGATATTGTTATTGTAAAACTCAATAAAACTATTATCACTATTATTATTGTAattttatgatatgatgattgACAATTTACTAAACAACGTCAATGATTATGTATTTTTTCTGTTCAATGTAATCTCTCTCTTCCTTTTTATTTCTCACTTCGTTTTTACGtatctctttttatttttactatttattaaaaaaaaattcaaccatTTTTTTAACTATATTGTTGATTTCAGAAATAAACAACACAATTTTGTCATAAAAAATCAGCAACATAATGTATTATGTTGCTGATTTTATATGGCTGAAAAATCAACGCAATGTAGCTGATTTTTCTAAAAATCACCAACATAACACTATTGTGTTGTTAAAAAAATCAGCACATTGTTGTTTTTCCTATTGATATTCAAAAGACCATAACTTTTTATTGAGATTAAATCATGGGATGCAAAATGTATCATATCGAAGTTCATTTGGAGatcttttatttaatatattgtgcATCTTGTAATTTAATCTCAATTAAAAGTTATGATCTCTTAAAATTTAAGTCAGTAACAATGTTATTGTTGGTCTTTCAAAGATCAACATGTTTTTGGAGTTATAAAATCATAGTTGTTGTCCTCATAACGTAGCATAGACGGTGAGTGTATGACATCTCTGGTGTAATGGCCAAGGgttgattctcaggaactgacaacCTGGAGTTTACCTCATCATGCGCCTgacgcctgtgtacctgcatgtacctccctccatatccgtgaggTCAACATTAGGGGGTTGTTAATGTAGCAGATCTACATTTATaaaatcatagctgctacaattataagttgggcctgatatgattccgtATGAGGTCTAACATGTTGGTGCTGTGGGACCgttgggccagctagaagggttgttaaataacctgtcaattaaaaacaaacaacctttcctcgaacgattaagctaacacttgtaaaatgaattaagcagataaaaaatcataaaagaaaagacgaggcaccagatgtttacttggttacaaccgatgtggttgttaatccaaggaagattaagctcaaaaactccttcaggcggagaagcctcttacagcgtttaggcacagaaaacagaagcttaactacaactaaagcatacaagtgtttggaaatagaatgatcgtgattgttgaaaagcttcaggaccaaggctatatttatagccttggtgagGCGCTTGAAGGGTTCGCCacaggggataaaatttatccccagcgGTTGAATCGAGTCAAGCTCGATCCTGAAAAGTCACTTCAGGCGCCGGGCGATTCGGCGCCGGGCAACTCCAGGCGCCGGGCCAAAGTcaaccagttgacttttggtccgagcTCTCTTCTCCGGCTGCCTGCTCGTCTTTCCGgctcgcttgcttgggtgatctcgacatccggaatagggctcaccgaacccatcttccggtcttccgtgcttccctccggcttctcgtccctcggaattgccgcgtgtcccttctcgtccaccggcgtaTCCGCAGACttagtccctcggtcgcacccgtgccaaccttctcgctggctgcgtctcttgctcccgagcaatcttccgctccgactttcatacctcggaaccaccgcgcacttccttctcgtcccggtgtactcttccatgacACCTAGTCcctcatgccatccttctcgctagctgcgtcttccgctcgagtacctgtgctcctaagctcctgcacacttagacatcaggttagaaacagataggacctaacttaacttgttggtcacaccaaaaccaaccttggggttccaacaggtgcAAGTTGCACTGATAAACAAGTTTTGATGTATAACAAATAGCTTAAAGaattagatgtgttgtttgtctaatctttttaccaagtgtgcaagacttGATGAGTCTAGAGGAAATACCTAGctgaagtctagctaggttgatagctggcatgaagttcaGATTGGTTGAAATATGACAG from Zingiber officinale cultivar Zhangliang chromosome 4A, Zo_v1.1, whole genome shotgun sequence includes the following:
- the LOC121972478 gene encoding F-box/FBD/LRR-repeat protein At3g26920-like, with translation MEPNGTPPLALSMDDFVWIFDDGCVRLHHRFYCLPSPDGEDYLSRLPDALLLHILSFLPTSESVRTSLLARRWRHLWASVPAIDFFFITEPSAKKIGRFVASRSGSCSISRLRLSRLALRDGAPLCDWLDYAKSHGARDVALLRFSDWEYIPRAFEILFDWPSLVSLELQLVPYNPCVFRLPDCIVLSNLKTLSLSLDPSEIRKESLARLISSCPNLEELTLKARYALWCDAIEIAAPNLVRLSLRPAPPKLRIICQKLQWLKLTSRDHVKQLHVEAPSLISVQLRDPWCFGSFARSFGNWLSVVVPLPSSSSTKRHGIELMVGVAVIALVFHITLSWFLIGHFDLGLLVRRCRSTWPGRSWWEASWHTLP